A part of Vulcanisaeta moutnovskia 768-28 genomic DNA contains:
- a CDS encoding queuosine precursor transporter: MILNNLAGLPEFYGYALITYIAVAGALWLLHRLGRDDLLLPVASMNYMLLLTISQYTASKIGSFIGPLVIPMGVFTYSASVAMLDFLTLRYGRRVGYWVVRIAAYLQALVFIINWLVILYPPAPFWNLQGAFTSMMGQSARIAIASITAFMISETYDVFLVSRLGGGVLRRVGYSDPVAMTIDTLVFIPTAFYGVVPNDVLLLLMASQLSVKISLVPLTMLTVWINRKALQYGYVTSRT, translated from the coding sequence ATGATATTGAATAACCTGGCAGGCCTGCCTGAATTCTACGGCTATGCCCTAATAACGTACATAGCCGTCGCTGGGGCGCTATGGCTACTGCATAGGCTCGGTAGGGATGACCTGCTGCTCCCTGTGGCCTCCATGAACTACATGCTCCTCCTCACAATCAGCCAATACACCGCGTCCAAGATTGGCTCTTTCATTGGCCCATTGGTGATACCCATGGGCGTCTTCACCTACAGCGCCAGCGTCGCAATGCTTGACTTCTTAACGCTCAGGTATGGTAGGAGGGTTGGTTATTGGGTTGTTAGGATTGCCGCCTATCTTCAAGCGCTGGTATTCATCATAAACTGGCTGGTCATACTGTACCCGCCAGCCCCATTCTGGAACCTGCAAGGTGCATTCACGAGCATGATGGGTCAGTCGGCTAGGATAGCCATTGCCTCAATCACGGCGTTCATGATATCCGAGACATACGACGTGTTCCTGGTGAGTAGGCTTGGTGGTGGTGTTTTAAGGAGGGTTGGTTATTCGGACCCGGTGGCAATGACGATAGATACCCTCGTCTTCATACCAACCGCCTTCTACGGCGTTGTGCCAAACGACGTGCTGCTATTACTAATGGCATCACAGCTCTCCGTAAAGATAAGCCTAGTGCCGCTGACCATGCTCACCGTGTGGATAAACAGGAAGGCCTTACAATATGGTTACGTAACCAGCAGGACATGA
- a CDS encoding PaREP1 family protein: protein MSYTPSGEARKHAELALIAFSEGLEFVNKGDVVQASEKLYKAVEKAIKALAIAKGLDEAREALGKGRWTVSLLDKFTRQGSH, encoded by the coding sequence ATGAGTTATACACCCAGTGGTGAGGCTAGGAAACATGCCGAGCTTGCATTGATTGCGTTTAGTGAGGGTCTCGAATTCGTTAATAAGGGCGACGTTGTTCAGGCGAGTGAGAAATTATATAAGGCTGTGGAGAAGGCGATAAAGGCCTTGGCTATTGCCAAGGGGCTTGATGAGGCCAGGGAAGCATTGGGCAAGGGAAGATGGACCGTAAGTTTACTAGATAAGTTTACTAGACAAGGCAGCCATTAA
- a CDS encoding PaREP1 family protein, protein MKPWIDLARYREVRLSEALSEVELANKFLELNLVRNAAGKVFQAWKALLGALAVDVRDELARVFNRDIELEDRVIKEVDYVIALIPTTRMREIARIIETRYPGTYSNTLLALELHRYRYNGPDPEGVLSIYRSDKDALIDLEKLIDTIKTTIKRIKNNMKSRISILFKR, encoded by the coding sequence GTGAAGCCCTGGATAGACCTGGCTAGGTATAGGGAGGTGAGGTTGAGCGAGGCGTTGAGCGAGGTTGAGTTAGCCAATAAATTCCTCGAACTTAACCTAGTAAGAAACGCAGCAGGCAAGGTCTTCCAGGCCTGGAAGGCCTTGCTCGGGGCTCTAGCCGTCGACGTGAGGGACGAACTAGCCAGGGTATTTAATAGGGATATTGAGCTTGAGGATAGGGTGATTAAGGAAGTCGATTACGTAATAGCCCTAATACCAACCACCAGGATGAGGGAGATCGCGAGGATAATAGAAACCAGGTACCCAGGCACGTATTCAAACACATTACTGGCACTCGAATTACATCGATACCGATACAACGGGCCAGACCCAGAGGGAGTACTATCGATATACAGAAGCGACAAAGACGCATTGATCGACCTTGAAAAACTGATAGACACCATAAAAACCACAATCAAGAGAATCAAAAACAACATGAAAAGTAGAATCTCCATTCTATTTAAGCGTTGA
- a CDS encoding 5-formyltetrahydrofolate cyclo-ligase encodes MDIKGTKQAIREKVWKLLEERNVVTFPRPVYGRIPNFVGAERACELAASLPEFTRARVVKINPDSPQRRCRELTLVNGKLLIMPTPRIREGFLMLDPRRIPRQYYGEASTIRGAFRWGVPIKPWDMPNIDLVIVGSVAVNPGNGRRLGKSHGYAEIEWGIASAMDKVNENTPVITTVHELQLVSDEIPKEPFDLPVDIIVTPSRVIRVKRVDPKPRGIYWEFVTDEMLRKILLLNELKARLNGEK; translated from the coding sequence ATGGACATTAAGGGCACGAAGCAAGCAATTAGGGAGAAAGTCTGGAAATTACTTGAGGAGAGGAACGTAGTAACATTCCCAAGGCCTGTCTATGGCAGGATACCAAACTTCGTGGGTGCCGAGAGAGCTTGCGAACTAGCCGCTTCACTGCCTGAGTTTACTAGGGCTCGTGTGGTTAAGATTAATCCAGATTCGCCTCAACGCCGATGTAGGGAGTTGACGCTAGTTAATGGTAAGTTGTTGATAATGCCGACGCCGAGGATTAGGGAGGGCTTCCTAATGCTTGATCCTCGTAGAATACCGAGGCAGTACTATGGCGAGGCTTCGACCATTAGGGGTGCGTTCAGGTGGGGTGTGCCGATTAAGCCTTGGGATATGCCCAACATAGACCTCGTTATAGTAGGCTCCGTAGCCGTAAACCCGGGTAATGGCCGCAGGCTGGGTAAGTCACATGGTTATGCGGAGATTGAGTGGGGAATAGCCAGCGCCATGGATAAGGTCAATGAGAATACACCAGTCATAACCACCGTCCACGAACTACAGTTGGTGAGCGATGAGATACCTAAGGAACCCTTTGACTTACCTGTAGACATAATAGTCACTCCAAGCAGGGTGATTAGGGTTAAGAGGGTTGACCCAAAGCCACGCGGTATTTACTGGGAATTCGTCACAGACGAAATGCTCAGGAAAATACTGCTACTTAACGAGTTAAAGGCTCGACTCAACGGCGAGAAGTAA
- a CDS encoding MBL fold metallo-hydrolase: MVSVEIITVGPLETNCYLVCEGKDCLVVDPGDEAETILTILGNRRVLAVVATHLHFDHIGAVEGIVSSTGAPFMVHRLDWEMRDKYTQLARSWGFEPPNLPQPIFIDEGSGLPFNLKVMHTPGHTPGSISIVGDGFVLTGDTLFAGSVGRTDLPGGDIELLIRSICRLYRELPGNYIVYPGHGPPTTINDEADNNYFVPKSLCT; the protein is encoded by the coding sequence ATGGTGAGTGTAGAGATAATAACAGTGGGTCCCCTAGAGACAAACTGTTACCTGGTGTGCGAGGGTAAGGATTGCCTGGTCGTGGATCCTGGGGATGAGGCTGAGACTATATTAACAATATTAGGCAATAGAAGAGTCTTAGCCGTAGTAGCTACGCATTTGCACTTCGACCATATCGGTGCCGTAGAGGGAATAGTGAGTAGCACAGGTGCACCATTCATGGTACATAGGCTTGATTGGGAAATGAGGGATAAATATACGCAATTAGCCAGGTCATGGGGCTTTGAACCACCAAACCTACCACAACCAATATTCATTGATGAGGGTTCAGGATTGCCGTTTAATCTTAAGGTGATGCATACGCCGGGACATACGCCGGGTTCGATATCGATAGTTGGCGATGGCTTCGTACTCACTGGGGACACGCTATTCGCAGGTAGTGTCGGTAGGACAGACCTGCCGGGAGGAGATATAGAACTACTCATAAGGTCAATATGCAGATTATACAGGGAGTTACCAGGTAATTACATTGTTTACCCCGGACACGGACCACCAACAACAATAAATGATGAGGCAGACAATAATTACTTTGTTCCAAAGTCCCTATGCACGTAG